The following coding sequences lie in one Chelatococcus sp. YT9 genomic window:
- a CDS encoding helix-turn-helix domain-containing protein, which translates to MHRVAFVVFPGFELLDLSGPASVLNGANRALSRTGKPAFYEIVVASGQGGAVESSTGIAVNTVPLTALHARDVATILVVGAEREPLLQAMTDPALQATIPALSGGAERFGSICTGGFVLAALGLLDGRRAATHWDSRAPFRRAFPSVRMDPEALYVVDGHVWTSAGVTTGIDMALAMVAQDLDTATAGEVAKRLVLYARRPGYQSQFSPVLQAQMKGASPFADLIGWIEANLAAPLDIVGLAARAGMSERTFHRKFRAATGETPARFVEIARLDAARMLLSRGVSLKSVAAEVGLPSAARLAHAFERRFGISPRLFRDMHAQM; encoded by the coding sequence ATGCACCGTGTCGCCTTCGTCGTCTTCCCCGGCTTCGAGCTGCTCGACCTTTCCGGGCCTGCCTCTGTGTTGAACGGCGCCAATCGGGCCCTGAGCCGGACCGGGAAGCCAGCCTTCTACGAGATCGTGGTGGCCTCGGGCCAAGGCGGCGCGGTCGAAAGCAGCACCGGCATCGCCGTGAACACAGTCCCGTTGACAGCACTTCATGCGAGGGATGTGGCGACAATTCTGGTGGTCGGCGCTGAGCGGGAGCCGCTTCTGCAGGCCATGACGGATCCCGCACTGCAGGCCACGATTCCCGCTTTGAGCGGCGGAGCCGAACGTTTCGGGTCAATCTGTACGGGAGGTTTCGTGCTCGCTGCGCTTGGCCTCCTCGATGGCCGCCGCGCCGCGACCCACTGGGATTCCCGCGCGCCTTTCCGGCGGGCCTTCCCCAGTGTGAGGATGGACCCGGAGGCCCTCTATGTCGTCGACGGTCATGTCTGGACGTCGGCGGGCGTCACGACAGGCATCGACATGGCGCTTGCAATGGTGGCGCAGGACCTCGACACTGCGACCGCTGGGGAGGTCGCCAAGCGGCTCGTCCTCTATGCCCGGCGGCCCGGTTACCAGTCCCAGTTCAGCCCGGTGCTGCAAGCCCAAATGAAGGGCGCAAGCCCCTTCGCCGACCTGATCGGCTGGATCGAGGCCAATCTCGCGGCGCCGCTCGACATCGTCGGCTTGGCCGCACGCGCGGGAATGAGCGAGCGAACCTTTCACCGGAAGTTCCGCGCCGCGACCGGGGAGACGCCCGCTCGCTTCGTCGAGATCGCGCGCCTCGATGCGGCGCGAATGCTCCTCTCGCGAGGCGTCTCGTTGAAATCCGTTGCTGCCGAAGTCGGCCTCCCGTCGGCCGCGCGCCTCGCCCACGCTTTCGAGCGGCGGTTCGGCATCTCGCCTAGACTCTTTCGAGACATGCACGCGCAGATGTGA
- a CDS encoding cupin domain-containing protein produces MDRRNEPFARDADLAWEPAGEGVTRKILTYRDEVMMVRVRFEAGAIGPAHSHPHVQCSLVESGVFDITIAGRTERLVAGDSFTVPPDAIHGAVNVEAGTLVDVFTPMRRDFVGLAGESG; encoded by the coding sequence ATGGATCGCAGGAACGAGCCTTTCGCGCGCGATGCCGATCTCGCCTGGGAGCCAGCCGGCGAAGGCGTGACGCGCAAGATCCTGACCTATCGCGACGAGGTCATGATGGTGCGCGTGCGGTTCGAGGCCGGCGCAATCGGCCCCGCGCACAGCCATCCGCATGTCCAGTGCTCGCTCGTCGAAAGCGGCGTTTTCGATATCACAATTGCCGGTCGCACCGAACGCCTTGTTGCCGGCGACAGCTTCACCGTGCCGCCCGACGCGATCCATGGCGCGGTGAATGTCGAAGCCGGCACCCTCGTCGATGTATTCACCCCGATGCGGCGGGATTTTGTGGGTCTCGCGGGTGAAAGCGGCTGA
- the kduD gene encoding 2-dehydro-3-deoxy-D-gluconate 5-dehydrogenase KduD has product MRTPFDLTGRTAIVTGANTGLGQAIAVALAGAGAGIAAVGRSNIAETKALVAETGRPFHEITADLASLEPIGRIVEEAEAAARADGSRLDILVNNAGIIRRADAIDFTEADWDAVMDVNLKSTFFLTQSVAKRMLADGKGGKVINIASLLSFQGGIRIPSYTASKSGLAGLTRLLACEWAGKGINVNAIAPGYFVTNNTEALRADPERNAAILGRIPAGHWGEPKEIGGAAVFLASDAAAYVHGVVLPVDGGWLAR; this is encoded by the coding sequence ATGCGAACACCTTTTGACCTGACTGGGCGCACCGCCATCGTCACCGGCGCCAATACCGGGCTCGGCCAGGCGATCGCGGTCGCGCTGGCTGGGGCGGGGGCGGGTATCGCCGCGGTGGGTCGCTCGAACATCGCTGAGACGAAGGCACTCGTCGCCGAGACCGGCCGCCCTTTTCATGAGATCACGGCCGACCTAGCCTCTTTGGAGCCGATCGGCCGCATCGTCGAAGAGGCCGAAGCCGCGGCACGGGCCGATGGCTCGCGGCTCGACATCCTCGTCAACAATGCCGGCATCATCCGCCGCGCGGACGCCATCGACTTCACCGAGGCCGATTGGGACGCGGTGATGGACGTCAACCTGAAGTCGACTTTCTTCCTGACGCAAAGTGTTGCGAAGCGCATGCTTGCCGACGGCAAGGGCGGCAAGGTGATCAATATTGCGTCGCTCCTGTCCTTCCAGGGCGGCATCCGGATCCCATCCTACACCGCCTCGAAGAGCGGGCTGGCAGGCCTGACGCGACTTCTCGCCTGCGAATGGGCGGGCAAGGGCATCAATGTCAACGCGATCGCGCCCGGCTATTTCGTCACCAACAACACGGAAGCGCTGCGCGCTGATCCTGAACGGAATGCTGCGATCCTTGGGCGTATTCCGGCCGGACATTGGGGAGAACCCAAGGAGATCGGAGGGGCTGCCGTGTTCCTCGCTTCCGATGCCGCCGCCTATGTCCACGGCGTCGTGCTGCCGGTCGACGGCGGCTGGCTCGCGCGCTGA
- the kduI gene encoding 5-dehydro-4-deoxy-D-glucuronate isomerase, protein MTIEIRQVSHPEAVRGFDTAELRRHFLIETLFVPGEVRLTYSHLDRVIVGGAMPTAKPVVLPTPKAVGTDAFLKRRELGIVNVGASGKVSVGGRDYVLAKRDALYVGKEAGEVSFASEDASDPAKFYLLSTPAHAVHQTRVIREADAKTLALGEQETANKRTIRQYIIPGICETCQLVMGVTTLENGSIWNTMPSHTHDRRCEIYLYFDIPADARVFHLMGEPQETRHLIVANEQAVLSPGWSIHSGVGTKAYSFIWGMGGDNVDYTDMDMIATGDLR, encoded by the coding sequence ATGACCATCGAGATTCGCCAGGTTTCGCATCCTGAGGCCGTAAGGGGCTTCGACACGGCGGAGCTGCGGCGCCACTTCCTGATCGAGACGCTGTTCGTTCCTGGAGAAGTCAGGCTGACCTACAGCCATCTTGACCGTGTCATCGTGGGTGGTGCCATGCCGACGGCCAAGCCCGTCGTTCTGCCAACGCCGAAGGCTGTCGGGACCGATGCCTTCCTCAAGCGTCGCGAGCTCGGCATCGTCAATGTGGGGGCTTCCGGCAAGGTTTCGGTTGGCGGGCGGGATTACGTGCTCGCCAAACGCGACGCGCTCTATGTCGGCAAGGAAGCCGGCGAGGTTTCCTTCGCCAGCGAAGATGCTTCGGACCCGGCAAAGTTCTACCTGCTATCGACGCCTGCGCACGCGGTGCATCAGACCAGGGTGATCCGGGAAGCCGATGCTAAAACGCTCGCACTCGGCGAGCAGGAAACCGCCAACAAACGCACCATCCGCCAGTACATCATCCCGGGCATCTGCGAGACCTGCCAGCTCGTCATGGGCGTGACCACGCTGGAAAATGGCAGCATCTGGAACACCATGCCCTCGCACACGCATGACCGGCGCTGCGAGATCTACCTCTATTTTGACATCCCCGCCGATGCCCGCGTTTTTCACCTGATGGGCGAGCCGCAAGAGACCCGCCATCTTATTGTCGCCAATGAGCAAGCGGTTCTTTCGCCCGGCTGGTCGATCCATTCCGGCGTCGGCACCAAGGCCTATTCTTTCATCTGGGGCATGGGCGGCGACAATGTCGACTATACTGACATGGACATGATTGCGACGGGAGATCTGCGTTGA